A window from Pyrococcus yayanosii CH1 encodes these proteins:
- a CDS encoding ArsB/NhaD family transporter, translating to MITQEAVAIAVFVVVYIAIVSERIHRTVAAMVGASIIMILGIVPWEKVPEYLDFNTILLLAGMMVIVNVSRESGLFEYLAIKTAKLSGGNPIKVLLFFSIATAVVSAFLDNVTTVLLLTPMLLYITRRMGVNPIPFLLSEIFASNIGGTATLVGDPPNIMIGSAAGLSFNEFLVNMGPIATVDLGLMILIIWLIYRKDIGVGKEKALDRLMTLDEKEVIKDPVLFKKSVIVLGLVILGFFLHDLFKIELAVVALAGASLLLLWSGISPEHALEKVEWATLFFFGGLFIVVGALVETGIIDSLALLLTSHVRSEDEAILLVAWFSAVASAVVDNIPLTATMIPLIKSMGSVLNIYPLWWALSLGACLGGNGTAIGASANVVVLGIAYREGIRISFIDFLKIGMLIMLATVGLGSLMILVRYG from the coding sequence ATGATAACGCAGGAAGCCGTAGCTATAGCAGTGTTCGTGGTAGTTTATATAGCAATAGTTAGTGAAAGGATCCATAGAACGGTTGCGGCAATGGTGGGGGCATCTATAATCATGATACTAGGCATAGTTCCTTGGGAGAAAGTTCCTGAGTACCTCGATTTTAACACGATACTCCTCCTGGCGGGCATGATGGTAATAGTGAACGTTTCACGGGAGAGCGGCCTCTTTGAGTATCTCGCAATAAAAACCGCCAAGCTCTCGGGAGGAAATCCTATAAAAGTTCTCCTTTTCTTTTCAATAGCTACGGCGGTTGTAAGTGCTTTTCTTGACAATGTAACAACGGTTCTGCTCTTAACACCCATGCTCCTCTACATAACGAGGCGGATGGGTGTTAATCCTATCCCCTTCCTGCTCTCGGAGATATTTGCCTCTAATATAGGGGGAACCGCAACCCTTGTGGGGGACCCACCCAACATAATGATAGGCTCCGCGGCAGGGCTCAGCTTCAATGAGTTCCTCGTGAACATGGGGCCTATAGCAACGGTAGACCTTGGCCTCATGATTTTGATAATCTGGCTAATATATAGAAAAGATATCGGTGTCGGGAAAGAGAAGGCCCTCGATAGGCTCATGACCCTTGACGAGAAGGAGGTAATAAAGGACCCAGTCCTCTTCAAGAAGTCAGTGATTGTGCTTGGGCTCGTGATATTAGGTTTCTTTCTTCACGATTTGTTCAAGATAGAGCTCGCTGTTGTGGCACTGGCTGGGGCATCTCTTCTCCTTCTCTGGAGCGGAATCTCGCCGGAGCATGCTCTTGAAAAGGTTGAATGGGCGACGCTTTTCTTCTTTGGGGGCCTCTTCATAGTCGTTGGAGCTCTCGTCGAAACCGGAATAATAGACAGCCTTGCATTATTGTTGACCTCTCACGTAAGGAGTGAAGATGAGGCCATACTCCTCGTGGCCTGGTTTTCTGCTGTGGCTTCGGCGGTAGTGGATAACATACCTCTAACGGCCACAATGATACCCCTTATAAAGAGCATGGGGTCAGTCTTGAACATCTACCCCTTATGGTGGGCCCTGAGCTTAGGAGCATGCCTAGGTGGAAACGGAACTGCCATCGGTGCCAGTGCGAATGTTGTCGTCCTCGGTATAGCTTACAGGGAAGGCATTAGGATTAGC
- a CDS encoding universal stress protein: MASLGLFPDLILRKFKNIAGNRYEEIAKAYREFLLTKEELSIPNVNSILLPLDRYVKKVPEGVYEILSAYPHAEVEVVYVIDGEICRLIEETIGKEEAKLFREREEETGRRLLESVGWALSRLGLIGRTRLLFGSKSEVVEEISENFDLIVLSRHYGAETTKTHPVSTVVLRIMQNVSKPVILY; encoded by the coding sequence GTGGCCTCGTTGGGGTTGTTTCCTGACTTGATACTGAGGAAGTTCAAGAACATCGCGGGGAACAGGTACGAGGAGATAGCGAAAGCTTATAGGGAGTTTCTTCTAACTAAGGAGGAGCTTTCAATCCCAAACGTCAATTCCATCCTCCTGCCTCTCGACAGGTACGTTAAGAAGGTTCCCGAAGGCGTTTACGAGATTCTCTCCGCGTATCCACATGCCGAGGTTGAAGTCGTCTACGTTATAGACGGTGAGATCTGCAGGCTGATAGAGGAGACGATAGGCAAGGAGGAGGCAAAGCTCTTCAGGGAGCGTGAGGAAGAGACCGGAAGGAGGCTCCTTGAGAGCGTTGGCTGGGCCCTTTCTAGACTCGGCTTGATTGGAAGAACGAGGCTCCTATTCGGAAGCAAGAGTGAAGTTGTTGAGGAGATTTCCGAAAACTTTGACCTCATAGTTCTATCAAGGCATTACGGGGCTGAGACTACTAAAACACATCCCGTAAGCACGGTGGTGTTGCGTATAATGCAGAACGTTTCAAAGCCCGTTATACTATACTGA
- a CDS encoding 30S ribosomal protein S27ae, protein MGQKWKLYEVKDGKVIRKNRFCPRCGPGVFMADHGDRWACGRCGYTEWKK, encoded by the coding sequence ATGGGACAGAAGTGGAAGCTCTACGAAGTTAAGGACGGTAAGGTCATAAGGAAGAACAGGTTCTGTCCACGTTGCGGTCCCGGTGTCTTCATGGCTGACCACGGGGATCGCTGGGCCTGCGGTCGTTGCGGCTACACCGAGTGGAAGAAGTGA
- a CDS encoding 30S ribosomal protein S24e: MEIRITEIKENKLIGRKEIYFEIYHPGEPTPSRKDVKGKLVAMLDLNPETTVIQYIRSYFGSYVSKGYAKAYDSKERMLYIEPKYILIRDGLIQKEEGE, encoded by the coding sequence ATGGAGATTAGGATTACGGAAATCAAGGAGAACAAGCTTATAGGCAGGAAGGAGATATACTTCGAGATATATCACCCAGGCGAACCGACCCCGAGCAGGAAGGATGTCAAGGGCAAGCTCGTGGCAATGCTCGACCTTAACCCCGAGACGACGGTCATACAGTACATTAGGAGCTACTTCGGAAGCTATGTTAGCAAGGGTTACGCCAAGGCCTACGACAGCAAGGAGAGGATGCTCTACATAGAACCCAAGTACATCCTAATAAGGGACGGGCTCATACAGAAGGAGGAGGGTGAGTGA